A window of Phycodurus eques isolate BA_2022a chromosome 5, UOR_Pequ_1.1, whole genome shotgun sequence contains these coding sequences:
- the pclaf gene encoding PCNA-associated factor isoform X2 translates to MRTFSTFSHNNARVLASFFLSFFLVVKMVRTKADSVPGSYRKAVAASAPRKSLGSSAPNAASSSSSAKNKYAGGNPVCVRPTPTWQKGIGDFFGGPGRKPEKENRKPGEERDADDREAGGSGVSETGKKSRPLPAEEEDE, encoded by the exons ATGCGAACCTTTTCAACCTTCTCACACAACAACGCTCGCGTCTTggcgtctttttttctttctttctttctggttGTGAAGATGGTGCGGACAAAAGCGGACAGCGTCCCCGGATCTTACAGGAAAG CTGTCGCAGCTTCTGCACCCAGGAAGTCTctgggctccagcgcgcccaaCGCCGCGTCGTCTTCCTCCTCCG CAAAGAACAAGTACGCCGGAGGGAATCCCGTGTGCGTTCGGCCCACGCCCACATGGCAGAAGGGGATCGGGGACTTCTTCGGCGGTCCCGGAAGGAAGCCGGAGAAGGAGAACCGGAAGCCCGGCGAGGAACGCGACGCGGACGACCGAGAGGCCGGCGGCAGCGGCGTGTCCGAGACCGGCAAGAA GTCCAGGCCGCTGCCAGCCGAGGAAGAGGAcgaatga
- the pclaf gene encoding PCNA-associated factor isoform X1 has protein sequence MRTFSTFSHNNARVLASFFLSFFLVVKMVRTKADSVPGSYRKAVAASAPRKSLGSSAPNAASSSSSGQAATPAKNKYAGGNPVCVRPTPTWQKGIGDFFGGPGRKPEKENRKPGEERDADDREAGGSGVSETGKKSRPLPAEEEDE, from the exons ATGCGAACCTTTTCAACCTTCTCACACAACAACGCTCGCGTCTTggcgtctttttttctttctttctttctggttGTGAAGATGGTGCGGACAAAAGCGGACAGCGTCCCCGGATCTTACAGGAAAG CTGTCGCAGCTTCTGCACCCAGGAAGTCTctgggctccagcgcgcccaaCGCCGCGTCGTCTTCCTCCTCCGGTCAGGCGGCCACTCCCG CAAAGAACAAGTACGCCGGAGGGAATCCCGTGTGCGTTCGGCCCACGCCCACATGGCAGAAGGGGATCGGGGACTTCTTCGGCGGTCCCGGAAGGAAGCCGGAGAAGGAGAACCGGAAGCCCGGCGAGGAACGCGACGCGGACGACCGAGAGGCCGGCGGCAGCGGCGTGTCCGAGACCGGCAAGAA GTCCAGGCCGCTGCCAGCCGAGGAAGAGGAcgaatga